A stretch of Crossiella cryophila DNA encodes these proteins:
- a CDS encoding DUF4142 domain-containing protein, translating into MLGSCGISATSEWNDSVPGERFRERTTMDAPFGPLYPADIRMLIAVAQAGFWEMPASELMARESANPRVRAVGAQLAREHHRLNQYNEAAAARLNVLLPTSATPQQNAWREQIQAATGAERDRRYVGLTRAAHGSVYLQVAGVRVTTQNDVVRTMAQLAGEYVARHMTLLESTGLADTDSLAVHSGTDSPYQPVPSLVSVLAGAALALVLGFATLLLVQLGSRRRAGEVAGEPAVGGAIG; encoded by the coding sequence ATGTTGGGCTCCTGCGGCATCAGCGCCACCTCCGAATGGAACGATTCGGTGCCGGGGGAGCGGTTTCGCGAACGCACCACCATGGACGCGCCGTTCGGGCCGCTCTATCCGGCCGACATCAGGATGCTCATCGCGGTGGCGCAGGCCGGGTTCTGGGAGATGCCGGCCAGTGAGCTGATGGCCAGGGAGAGCGCCAATCCCAGAGTGCGGGCCGTTGGCGCGCAGCTGGCCAGGGAGCACCACCGGCTCAACCAGTACAACGAGGCCGCGGCCGCCCGGCTGAACGTGCTGCTGCCCACGAGCGCCACCCCGCAGCAGAACGCCTGGCGCGAGCAGATCCAGGCCGCCACCGGGGCGGAGCGGGACCGCCGGTACGTCGGGCTGACCAGGGCCGCGCACGGCTCGGTCTACCTGCAGGTCGCCGGTGTCCGGGTGACCACGCAGAACGACGTCGTGCGCACCATGGCCCAGCTCGCCGGGGAGTACGTCGCCCGGCACATGACCCTGCTGGAGAGCACCGGACTGGCGGACACCGACTCGCTCGCGGTGCACTCCGGCACCGATTCCCCGTACCAGCCGGTGCCCTCGCTGGTGTCGGTGCTGGCCGGTGCGGCGCTGGCGCTCGTGCTCGGCTTCGCCACCCTGCTGCTGGTCCAGCTGGGCTCCCGGCGGCGGGCCGGGGAAGTGGCAGGCGAACCCGCGGTCGGGGGTGCGATCGGATGA
- a CDS encoding zinc-binding dehydrogenase yields the protein MTDRMRGLALLGQGEVGLVERDIPAAGPGEAVVRTTASLICTSDVHAVRGAVPIPDGRLLGHESVGVVHAIGEGVSSVAVGERVAVNAITPDGTCDYCQRGFTSQCGGPLGAYRYTARKDGNLAEYFHVNDADYNLAPIPDGLADEVAVYACDMLSTGLVGAENADIPIGGTVAVFAQGAVGLSATLGARLLGAGLIIAVEGIPERAALAKRFGADLVLDPAATDPAAEIRALTGGGVDSAIEALGAQATWEGCIRATRAGGTISNIGYHGADGPTLSIPLDAFGLGMAGKKITTDLCPGGRERMTRLMRLLANGRVDPTPMTTHRFPLAEAETAFDIMANKKDNIIKPLITY from the coding sequence ATGACTGATCGAATGCGTGGCCTCGCCCTGCTCGGTCAGGGCGAGGTCGGTCTGGTCGAACGGGACATCCCGGCCGCCGGGCCCGGCGAGGCCGTCGTCCGGACCACGGCCTCGCTCATCTGCACCTCCGACGTGCACGCCGTGCGCGGTGCGGTGCCGATCCCCGACGGGCGGCTGCTGGGGCATGAGAGCGTGGGGGTGGTGCACGCGATCGGCGAGGGCGTCAGCTCGGTCGCGGTCGGGGAGCGGGTGGCGGTCAACGCCATCACCCCGGACGGCACCTGCGACTACTGCCAGCGCGGATTCACCTCGCAGTGCGGCGGCCCGCTGGGCGCATACCGTTACACCGCGCGGAAGGACGGGAACCTCGCGGAGTACTTCCACGTCAACGACGCGGACTACAACCTCGCGCCGATCCCGGACGGCCTCGCCGACGAGGTCGCCGTCTACGCCTGCGACATGCTCTCCACCGGCCTGGTCGGCGCGGAGAACGCCGACATCCCGATCGGTGGCACCGTCGCGGTGTTCGCCCAGGGCGCGGTGGGCCTCTCGGCCACCCTGGGCGCACGGCTGCTGGGCGCCGGGCTGATCATCGCGGTGGAGGGGATTCCGGAACGGGCCGCGCTGGCCAAGCGGTTCGGGGCCGACCTGGTGCTGGACCCGGCGGCCACCGATCCGGCCGCGGAGATCCGCGCGCTGACCGGCGGTGGGGTCGACTCCGCGATCGAAGCCCTTGGCGCGCAGGCGACCTGGGAGGGCTGCATCCGGGCCACCAGGGCAGGCGGCACGATCTCCAACATCGGCTACCACGGTGCGGACGGGCCCACACTGTCGATCCCACTGGACGCCTTCGGTCTTGGCATGGCGGGCAAGAAGATCACCACCGACCTGTGCCCCGGCGGCCGCGAGCGGATGACCCGGCTGATGCGGTTGCTGGCCAACGGAAGGGTGGATCCCACCCCGATGACCACCCACCGTTTTCCCTTGGCTGAGGCGGAAACAGCATTCGACATCATGGCGAACAAGAAGGACAACATCATCAAGCCACTGATCACCTACTGA
- a CDS encoding beta/gamma crystallin domain-containing protein, producing MSTRVLTVLAMSAVSLGTVSVAPAFAINEIGALECNNPVWVDKYFIIGIRNNDGGFKRCFANAGERSLDQPGVTNFSSGNNKGWFEYEPGDGSRYRHSFGKNQSKYQRYGAVVKIHIDR from the coding sequence ATGAGCACGCGTGTGCTGACCGTGCTGGCCATGTCGGCGGTGAGCCTCGGCACGGTCAGTGTCGCACCGGCGTTCGCGATCAACGAGATCGGCGCCCTGGAGTGCAACAACCCGGTCTGGGTGGACAAGTACTTCATCATCGGCATCCGGAACAACGACGGCGGTTTCAAGCGCTGCTTCGCCAATGCGGGTGAGCGCTCACTCGACCAGCCCGGCGTGACGAACTTCAGTTCCGGAAACAACAAGGGCTGGTTCGAGTACGAACCGGGCGACGGCAGCCGCTACCGCCACTCGTTCGGGAAGAACCAGTCCAAGTACCAGCGGTACGGCGCGGTGGTCAAGATCCACATCGATCGCTGA
- a CDS encoding sporulation protein: MFHRTQSAFGISDPSVETWLDSPHAVPGRPMTGQVYLQAGASAAEVSRITLSLVAEVEGEHGPGSTAEFFRLVLHRDIQLSAGQLLILPFQLPVPWETPITAVGGAPLPRTAVGLRTELVVAGGAERDGLDWVQVNPMPVQNTVLEAFTQLGFSFREVGVATGRVPDLPQEMGFHQSFAFASPAPFADRVDEVELVFVAGEHELCVLLAADRRGGPFPDEGSAFGHFRMSHADAQACDWTAVISGWLALTAERDRVNHDHA; encoded by the coding sequence ATGTTCCACCGGACGCAGAGCGCATTTGGGATCAGTGACCCCTCGGTCGAGACCTGGCTCGACTCACCGCACGCCGTGCCGGGCAGGCCGATGACCGGACAGGTCTACCTCCAGGCAGGCGCCTCGGCGGCCGAGGTCAGCCGGATCACGCTGTCGCTGGTCGCCGAGGTGGAGGGCGAGCACGGGCCCGGCAGCACCGCGGAGTTCTTCCGGCTGGTGCTGCACCGGGACATCCAGCTGTCAGCTGGTCAGCTGCTCATCCTCCCGTTCCAGCTGCCGGTGCCGTGGGAAACGCCGATCACCGCGGTCGGCGGCGCGCCGCTGCCGCGCACGGCCGTGGGACTGCGCACCGAACTGGTGGTCGCCGGCGGCGCGGAACGGGACGGCCTCGACTGGGTGCAGGTCAACCCGATGCCCGTGCAGAACACGGTGCTGGAGGCGTTCACCCAGCTCGGGTTCTCCTTCCGCGAGGTCGGCGTGGCAACCGGCCGGGTGCCCGATCTGCCCCAGGAAATGGGTTTCCACCAGTCATTCGCCTTCGCCTCGCCCGCCCCGTTCGCGGACCGGGTCGACGAGGTCGAACTGGTCTTCGTGGCAGGCGAGCACGAGCTGTGCGTGCTGCTGGCCGCCGACCGGCGCGGCGGCCCGTTCCCGGATGAGGGCAGCGCCTTCGGCCACTTCCGGATGTCGCACGCGGACGCGCAGGCCTGTGACTGGACCGCGGTGATCTCCGGGTGGCTGGCGCTGACCGCCGAGCGCGATCGGGTGAACCACGACCACGCCTGA
- a CDS encoding cyclase family protein: MTAVTDPELPDNWGRWGPEDELGTLNLITDQVRVRAAAEVRIGRWASLALPITPNPMISSPFAPTTVDVSPVQQMMQHTGIGVAADLMLVTNHHANSTHLDALAHWSTDDQVYPGRPRAQAVTPAGVTHGSTTAFAAGIVTRGVLLDLAHEGPLASGHAVTGQDFERAEARQGVEVGSGDALVVRLGWPTTPVPGTPTPGISLDAVRWMHRRGVALFAGDRGDAYPPFDPVGPSPLHGVGLGLMAMPLIDAAGLDDLAALCAELGRHTFLLSVAPPRVHGLTGVPVNPIAVF; encoded by the coding sequence ATGACCGCGGTGACCGACCCCGAACTGCCGGACAACTGGGGCCGGTGGGGACCCGAGGACGAACTGGGCACGCTCAACCTGATCACCGACCAGGTGCGGGTGCGCGCGGCGGCGGAGGTGCGGATCGGCCGGTGGGCCTCGCTGGCGCTGCCGATCACGCCCAACCCGATGATCAGCAGCCCGTTCGCGCCCACCACCGTGGACGTCTCGCCGGTGCAGCAGATGATGCAGCACACCGGGATCGGGGTGGCCGCGGACCTGATGCTGGTCACCAACCACCACGCGAACTCCACCCACCTCGACGCGCTGGCGCACTGGTCGACCGACGACCAGGTGTACCCGGGCCGTCCGCGCGCCCAGGCCGTCACCCCCGCCGGCGTCACGCACGGCTCCACCACGGCCTTCGCCGCCGGGATCGTCACCAGGGGAGTCCTGCTCGACCTGGCGCACGAGGGACCGCTGGCCTCCGGGCACGCGGTGACCGGACAGGACTTCGAGCGGGCCGAGGCGCGGCAGGGCGTCGAGGTGGGCTCGGGCGACGCGCTGGTGGTCCGGCTGGGCTGGCCGACCACCCCGGTCCCCGGCACACCGACCCCCGGCATCAGCCTCGACGCGGTGCGCTGGATGCACCGCAGGGGAGTCGCCCTGTTCGCCGGTGACCGGGGCGACGCCTACCCGCCGTTCGACCCGGTCGGCCCGTCCCCGCTGCACGGGGTCGGCCTGGGCCTGATGGCGATGCCACTGATCGACGCGGCCGGACTCGACGACCTCGCGGCGCTGTGCGCCGAACTCGGCAGGCACACCTTCCTGCTCAGCGTCGCGCCGCCGCGCGTGCACGGCCTGACCGGAGTCCCGGTCAACCCCATCGCGGTGTTCTGA
- a CDS encoding sensor histidine kinase: MKERLRGWLIDIAVLVVAAAEATLSSITEHTTTATVLSVIAVLALLLRNRWPFLVYLATLPAVAVVDVYVAAVVALYSVSARYRNWWLLIGCGLALTVCLFFPIPEPGEDFTASDLVLEIIDSAMTAGGPILLGRFLQTRRELALRLEEVREAREYERQVDAQVILTKERNQLAREMHDVVSHQVSLIAVQAGVVTVSTADPAVREAVEHIRTLSVNTLDELRHMVNLLRASGTPESELSPQPTLTDLHRLIDNSGIETELLGAAPAGIEAPMQRAIYRTIQEALTNVRKHAPGAKATVEFRRDDSDLTVTVTNTAPTRPALALPSARHGLIGLRERAALLDGRFHAGPTADGGYQLRLRLPLN, translated from the coding sequence ATGAAGGAGCGGCTGCGCGGGTGGCTCATCGACATCGCGGTGCTGGTGGTCGCCGCGGCGGAGGCGACGCTCAGCTCGATCACCGAGCACACCACGACCGCCACCGTGCTCAGCGTGATCGCCGTGCTGGCACTGCTGCTGCGGAACCGCTGGCCGTTCCTGGTCTACCTGGCCACGCTGCCCGCGGTGGCGGTCGTCGACGTGTACGTCGCGGCGGTGGTGGCGCTCTACTCGGTCTCCGCCCGGTACCGGAACTGGTGGCTGCTCATCGGCTGCGGGCTGGCCCTGACGGTCTGCCTGTTCTTCCCGATTCCCGAACCGGGCGAGGATTTCACCGCCTCGGACCTGGTGCTCGAGATCATCGACTCGGCGATGACCGCGGGCGGGCCGATCCTGCTCGGGCGGTTCCTGCAGACCCGGCGCGAACTGGCGTTGCGGCTGGAGGAGGTCAGGGAGGCCAGGGAGTACGAGCGGCAGGTCGACGCCCAGGTCATCCTGACCAAGGAACGCAACCAGCTGGCCCGCGAGATGCACGACGTGGTCTCGCACCAGGTGAGCCTGATCGCGGTGCAGGCCGGGGTGGTCACGGTGAGCACCGCCGACCCCGCGGTGCGCGAGGCGGTGGAGCACATCCGCACGCTGTCGGTGAACACCCTGGACGAACTCCGGCACATGGTGAACCTGCTGCGTGCCTCCGGCACCCCGGAATCCGAACTCTCCCCCCAGCCCACGCTGACCGATCTGCACCGGCTGATCGACAACAGCGGAATCGAGACCGAACTCCTCGGCGCCGCTCCCGCCGGTATTGAGGCTCCTATGCAGCGGGCCATTTACCGAACCATTCAGGAGGCATTGACCAATGTGCGTAAACACGCCCCCGGCGCGAAGGCCACCGTCGAATTCCGGCGCGATGACAGCGACCTGACCGTCACCGTCACCAACACCGCGCCCACCCGGCCGGCGCTCGCCCTGCCCAGCGCCCGCCACGGGCTCATCGGCCTGCGCGAACGGGCCGCACTGCTGGACGGGCGGTTCCACGCCGGTCCCACCGCCGACGGCGGATACCAGCTCCGGCTGCGACTTCCGCTGAACTGA
- a CDS encoding glycosyltransferase, with translation MRVLFSSLPAFGHLVPMLPFAVAARAAGAEVAVATAASKAHVVGDLPFIPVGADWPELAAEHERRGWSLDMTDISDPAGVIALCAETRVDLCFEEVLAVAKEFQPDLIISDVADLIAPLVATVLDVPWAFFNITTTMPPEMHERFAERFAFQAEARGLTPSPPLALLDAVPSLLHLEGHVLAENRIPMRPRAHRPPGAEPAVLERGDRRRVLLTLGTVVDPEAHLARLLAAVSTVDAEILVTAEEVPDAPANVRFVGFTSLADLLPSVDAVVTVGGAGTVSATLSHGLPMVIQPVLADQPFVAKGAAGTGAAIVLGPEETDRIAQAVGTVLTDPAYRDAAREAAVRIAELPTPQVAWAELLRRLP, from the coding sequence ATGAGAGTTCTGTTCTCCAGCCTGCCCGCGTTCGGGCACCTCGTCCCCATGCTTCCCTTCGCGGTCGCCGCGCGTGCCGCGGGCGCGGAGGTGGCGGTGGCCACTGCGGCCTCGAAGGCGCATGTCGTGGGAGACCTGCCGTTCATCCCGGTCGGCGCGGACTGGCCGGAACTGGCCGCTGAGCACGAGCGGCGGGGCTGGTCGCTGGACATGACCGACATCAGCGATCCCGCGGGCGTGATCGCCCTGTGCGCCGAGACCAGGGTCGACCTGTGTTTCGAGGAGGTGCTGGCGGTAGCCAAGGAGTTCCAGCCGGACCTGATCATCTCCGACGTCGCCGACCTGATCGCGCCGCTGGTGGCCACGGTCCTCGACGTGCCCTGGGCGTTCTTCAACATCACCACGACGATGCCGCCGGAGATGCACGAGAGGTTCGCGGAACGGTTCGCCTTCCAGGCCGAGGCGCGGGGCCTGACGCCGTCGCCCCCGCTGGCGTTGCTGGACGCGGTGCCGTCACTGCTGCACCTGGAAGGTCACGTGCTCGCGGAGAACCGGATCCCCATGCGCCCCAGGGCCCATCGGCCGCCGGGCGCCGAACCCGCCGTGCTGGAGCGCGGTGACCGGCGGCGGGTGCTGCTCACCCTCGGCACCGTGGTCGACCCCGAGGCGCACCTGGCCAGGCTGCTGGCCGCGGTGTCCACAGTGGACGCCGAGATCCTGGTCACCGCCGAGGAAGTGCCGGACGCCCCGGCGAACGTCCGGTTCGTCGGGTTCACCTCGCTGGCCGACCTGCTTCCCTCGGTCGACGCGGTGGTCACGGTCGGCGGCGCCGGCACGGTCTCGGCCACGCTGAGCCACGGCCTGCCGATGGTCATCCAGCCCGTGCTCGCCGACCAGCCCTTCGTGGCCAAGGGCGCGGCCGGCACGGGCGCGGCGATCGTGCTCGGTCCGGAGGAGACGGACCGGATCGCCCAGGCCGTCGGCACCGTGCTCACCGACCCGGCCTACCGGGACGCCGCCCGTGAGGCCGCGGTCCGGATCGCCGAACTGCCCACCCCGCAGGTCGCGTGGGCGGAACTGCTGCGGCGCCTGCCATGA
- a CDS encoding response regulator: protein MIRVVVVDDEELVRSGFRLILQAAGDIQVVATSTGAQAVREVSTHRPDVVLLDIRMADVDGLTVLRRLQALKPPPVVAMLTTFDSDEYIATALRSGAAGFILKDTAPDQLAQMVRTVAAGGVVLSSKVTRTVVEGYLGAGSDAEAAATVLTEQLTEREHAVLVLIAEGLSNTEIGARIHVSASTVKDHVSAILTKLRVGSRVQAALVAERAGLLTAEEPRS, encoded by the coding sequence ATGATTCGGGTGGTCGTCGTGGATGACGAGGAACTGGTGCGATCGGGCTTCCGCCTCATCCTCCAGGCGGCCGGGGACATCCAGGTGGTCGCGACCTCGACCGGCGCACAGGCCGTGCGCGAGGTGAGCACGCACCGGCCCGACGTGGTGCTGCTGGACATCCGGATGGCCGATGTGGACGGACTCACCGTGCTCCGCCGGCTCCAGGCGCTCAAACCACCGCCGGTGGTGGCCATGCTGACCACCTTCGACTCCGACGAGTACATCGCCACCGCGCTGCGTTCGGGCGCGGCGGGCTTCATCCTCAAGGACACCGCACCCGATCAGCTCGCCCAGATGGTGCGCACCGTCGCCGCGGGCGGCGTGGTGCTCTCCTCCAAGGTCACCCGCACGGTGGTCGAGGGCTATCTGGGCGCGGGCAGTGACGCCGAGGCCGCGGCCACGGTGCTGACCGAGCAGCTCACCGAACGGGAGCACGCGGTGCTGGTGCTGATCGCCGAAGGGTTGTCCAATACCGAGATCGGCGCCCGGATCCACGTCAGCGCCAGCACGGTCAAGGACCACGTGAGCGCGATCCTGACCAAGCTGCGGGTGGGCAGCCGGGTGCAGGCCGCGCTGGTGGCCGAGCGCGCGGGCCTGCTCACCGCCGAGGAACCGCGGTCATGA